Sequence from the Fusobacterium russii ATCC 25533 genome:
GACTATTTTTTCCTTTGGAATCTCGCTTTTTACTTTTTGAAATTCTTCCTCAGATATTTTCTCATCACCGGCAGGTAAAATAACAAAATTTGCACCATAAGATCTAAATTCTTTCCCCAGTTGTCTTGGTATGTCATAATATATAGTGACCAAACCTGACATAATAGTTGCACCTATAGCTATAGCAAGTAGGGCTACTATCATTCTTGCTCTTCTTCTAATAAGAGAATTTACAATCATTTTAAAATACATCTTTCTTTTTGTCATATTGCCACCTTATCTTCCATGCAAAACTTCTGTTGGTCTTAAAGTCAATAAATATCTTATAGCCGGTATGCTTCCAATTAAAGTAACTGCAAAAACTAAAGCTATATTAATAGGAATAACAATGACTGCTGGTTCTATATATGAAGAAAAAACTGTTTTTCCAATTATTTGTGTAAAACCTAAGCCTAAAATATAACCAAAAATTCCACCTAAAATGCCCGTTATAACAATTTCTGTAAGTATTAAAGTAATAATTCTTGAAGTTGTTCCGCCTATTGCCTTTATAAGTCCAATTTCCTGATTTCTTTCTATAACAGATGCTGTTATTAAATTAGATATACCCAGTGCAGAGGCAAATGAACTTAATATGCAAATAAGCAACATCAAAAGTTCGGTTTTATTGAGTATTGTCCCTTCTGACTCAGCAACCTGCCTATTGGGTTTTGCAACACTGTCGGTTAATACTTCTTGTAGCTGGTAACTTATAGAACTTACATAAGCTGTACAATACCAAGTTTCATATTCGGAAATTGTTAAACTATTTGGATCCTGTGCTGCTTTTCTTGCCAAATCATTATCAGGTGTAGTAAGAGCTGAAACTTCAATTTTACTTACTTTCTCCTCAAGTCCTGTCAATTCTTGCACATTATGTAAAGTTGTATAAATTGTATTATCATCATCTCCGCCTGAGTTAAAAATTCCTTTTACAACAAAGTTTTTAGTTTTTTCTTTCCCTTTTATTTCCAGACTATCCCCAATTTGTATATTATATTTTCCAGCAAGTAAACTGCCAAGCATAATGCCATTTTCGTCACTATCTTTTAGCCATTCACCTTTTACTTCCCACCAATTTTTTAAATTTTTAATTCCTGTATCTATTTCCTCACCAGTTGGTATACTCAAATGTTTTTCAAACCAAGTTCCTAATATTTTTATTTTCCCCGGAATTTTATCTGTTTCTATGTTTCTCTCTAAGTATGGTGAAAAATCAACAATAGCAAAACCCCAAAATATTTGTTTAATTTTGGGTAGTTCTTTTTCCAATAAAAATTTATCATTTATGCCTTCTCCACTAATGCCATATAAATCATCTAAAATCGAAGCATCCTTATGCATAACAGTTATATTGGCACCATAGGTTTTCAGCTCTTTATTAACCTTATCACCTATTCCAAGCATTACATTCATCATAGCTGTAGCAAGTGAAATTCCTAATGCAACAGTGAATGCTATCATTAACATTTTACTTTTTTGCCTAAATAAAGTCCCCTTTACCATTCTCCAAAACATTTTACTCACCCACCGGAAAGCGTTCTTTTTCACGCTCTAAAGTCGCCTTTTCTATGATTATTTTCTTATCTTTTATTTCATATTCAAAAGGTACAGGATTGCAACCACCTTTAAAACCGATGGTTGATTTATTCATAACAACATCACATCTTTTACAAACGACCTCATCATCTCTTTCATAATAACCGGCTAAACCACATATATCACAGGCATCTAAACCGACACCATAGCTTCCACCTTTCGGTTTTTTTACAACTATGAATCTCACATTATTTCCACCATCGGCAATATATGAAAATCTGTGCAAATGACCGTCTTCAACATCAGAAAGAGGAATAGTAATAGTTTTTTCATCTTCTATATAGTGTTCTGGGGGACTTAATTCTACAGGTTTATTTATATAACTATGAAGAAATGTTACAGAAAATAAGGATATCATTGTAAAAAATATCAAGGAATTTGCCCAACGTTTGTTTTTTATAAGCCTAGCTTTTTCTTTTCTAAGCATTGCCTTATTTTTAA
This genomic interval carries:
- a CDS encoding ABC transporter permease gives rise to the protein MFWRMVKGTLFRQKSKMLMIAFTVALGISLATAMMNVMLGIGDKVNKELKTYGANITVMHKDASILDDLYGISGEGINDKFLLEKELPKIKQIFWGFAIVDFSPYLERNIETDKIPGKIKILGTWFEKHLSIPTGEEIDTGIKNLKNWWEVKGEWLKDSDENGIMLGSLLAGKYNIQIGDSLEIKGKEKTKNFVVKGIFNSGGDDDNTIYTTLHNVQELTGLEEKVSKIEVSALTTPDNDLARKAAQDPNSLTISEYETWYCTAYVSSISYQLQEVLTDSVAKPNRQVAESEGTILNKTELLMLLICILSSFASALGISNLITASVIERNQEIGLIKAIGGTTSRIITLILTEIVITGILGGIFGYILGLGFTQIIGKTVFSSYIEPAVIVIPINIALVFAVTLIGSIPAIRYLLTLRPTEVLHGR